The genomic stretch GCCGAATCCTCCGCCCGGTCGACCAGCACCAGCGTGCAGCCGGCGCGCTCCAGCATGGCGGACAGGCGGGCCGCCGGGTAGCCGGGGTCGAGCGGCACATAGACGGCACCCGCCTTCATGATCGCCAGCATTGCCACCACGGATTCGATGGAGCGGTTGGCGAGAACGGCCACGCGGTCTTGCGGCGCCACGCCGTGGCGGTCTGTCAGCGCGGCGGCCAGCCGGCCGCTTGCCGCCTCCAGGGCCGCGTGGTCGAGTTCGCGTCCCTCCTCCACCAGTGCCGGGCGCTTCGGGTGGTGGGCGGCGATTTCGGCGGCGAGGCCGGGTATGGTGAGCGGCCGGCGCTCCACCACCGGGCCGGCGGCGAAGCCGTCGATCGACGCACGCTCCTCGCCGGGCAGCAGCGTCAGCGCCTGGATCGGCGTGCGCGGGTCAAGCACCGCGGCGTGCGCCAGTTCGGCGAAGTGGGCACAGGTGCGGGCGATGCGGGCGCCGTCGAACAGGTCGAGATTGTAGTTGAGGTCGAGGACCAGTTCCCCCGCCTCCGTCTGGAAGTGGAAGACGAGGTCGTAGCGGCTGAAGTCCCAGGCGTTCTCGCAGCCAAAGGGGCGCACGGCGACACCGTCCAGGGTCAGCTCCACGCCATCGAAGGTCTGCGCCACCACCATCACGTCGAAGACCGGCGACCGGCTCATGTCGCGTTGCAGGTCCAGTTCGCCGATCAGGGCATCGAAGGGATAGCCCTGGTGGGCCACGCCGTCGTCCACCGTGGCCTTGACGGCGGCCAGGAGGCTTTTGAACGGGGCGGCCGGATCGACGGTGTCGCGCAGCGCCATCACGTTGGCGTAGTAGCCGATCTGCCCGCCCAGGTCCGGATGTGCCCGCCCGGCCGCCGGGCTGCCGACGATGATGTCGCGCTGGCCGGTGTAGCGGTGCAGCAGCACCTTGGTCAGGGCGGTCAGCGTGACGAACAGGGTGACGCCGTGGGCCTCCGCCAGCGCCTGGATCCGCGCCGTCAGATCGGCGCCCAGGCGCAGGCGACGGGTGGTGCCGTTGAAGGTCTGCACCGGAGGGCGCGGCCGGTCGGAGGGCAGGTCGAGAACCGGCAGGGCGCCGGCGAAGCGCTCCGTCCAATAGCGGCGGTCGGCGTCGAGCGCGCCACCAGCCAACCGCTTGGCCTGCCAAGCCGTGGCGTCGCGCATCTGGAGCGGCAGCGGCGGCAGCGCAGCGTCCTGTCCGCTACGGCCGGCGACATAGGCGGCGGCCAGTTCGCGCACCAGCACGCCCAGCGACCACACGTCGCTGACGATGTGGTGGATGTTGAACAGGAAGACGTGGCGTGGCGCGGCGTCTGCCCCGTTGGCCGCCGCATCGGACAGGCGCAGCAGCGAGGCGCGCAGCAGCGGCCCGGCCTCCAGATCGAAGACATGGGCGAGGTTGCCGGCGGCCAGCCGGTGCGCCTCCGCCTCCGGATCGGCGTGGCGGCGCAGATCGACGGTCTCCAGCCGCCAGGGCAGATCGGCGTGGACCACCTGCCTGACGTCGGCGCCGTCTTCGCGGAAAGTGGTGCGCAGCGCTTCATGGCGGCGGATCAGTGTGCGGAAAGCCTCCTCCAGCGCCGCGGAGTCCACGGTACCGGTCAACTCGAAGGACTCGGCCAGATTGTAGGCGGTGGGCGCGATGCCCATGCGGTCCAACCGCCACAACCGCGCCTGGGCCGGGGAGGCGGGATAGCTGTCGGCGTCCGCCACGCACGGGATCGCGGTCGTCCCACCGTCAGCAGTCCTGCCGTCTGCCTTGGCACGGTCAACGTGGGCGGCGAGCGCACGGATGGTGTTGTCGGCGAAGAAGTCCTTCAGCGGGATTTCCACCCCGCAATCCTGGTAGATGCGCAGCACGGCGCGGATGGCGCGCAGGGAATCGCCGCCGAACTCGTGGAAGCGGGTGGTGACGCCCACCCTGGCGATGCCGAACAGCTCGCTCCAGACGGCGGCGAGTTTCCGTTCCGTCTCGGTCTCCGGGGCGGTGAAGCCATCCTCTCCGTAGAACAGCTCCTCCGGCCTCGGCAGCGCCTTGCGGTTGACCTTGCCGCTGATGGTCATCGGGATTTCGCGCAACCCCACGAAGACGTGCGGCTGCATGTTGGCCGGCAGGATGCGGTCCAGATCCGCCCGCAGCGCGTCGGCCGCCAGCGGCTCCGCCTCACCATCCGCCCGCACGTAATAGCCGACGAGAAGCGGACGCTGGTCGGCGCCGGTCTGCACCGCGCACACCGCCTGGGCCACGCCGGCTGCCTGCCGCAGCGCCGCCTCGATCTCCGCCAGCTCGATGCGGATGCCGTTGATCTTCACCTGATTGTCAAGCCTGCCCAGGCATTCCACGCCGCCGTCCGACAGATAGCGGCCGAGGTCGCCGGTCTTGTAGATGACCTCCGGCTTGTCGGGGGTCAGCGGATTCTGGATGAAGGCGGCGGCCGTCAGTTCCGGATCCCCGAGATAGCCCAGCGAGCGGTAGGGCGTGCGGATGTGGATCTCGCCGATCTCGCCCGGCTTGCACAGCCGCCCGTTGCCCAGGATCAGCACCGCCGTGTTGGGCAGCGGCTGACCGATCGGCAGGACGCGGCGCAGGTCGTCAGGCAGCGCGCCGACGCGGTGGAACAGCTTGGCCAGCGTCGTTTCGGACGGGCCGTAGAGGTTGACCACCTCCGTCGCCGTGCCGGCCGCGGCGCGCCATGCCGCCACGTCGGCGCCAAGCAGCGGTTCGCCCGCCACCAGCAGATGGCGCAGGGCCGGGAAGGGAGGTGAGGCGGGCGCGCGGTGTTCCAGTTCACGGACGATCAGGCGCAGCAGCGTCGGCACGCAATGCATCAGGGTGAGGCGGCTGGCGGCGATCCAGTCGACCAGCCGGTGCGGCAGCATGCGCAGCTCCGGCTCCGGCACGCACAGGGTTCCGCCGGCCATCAGCGGCACCAGCACGTCGCGCAGGCTGACGTCGAAGGTTATCGGCGCCAGCCAGGAGCAGCGCGTGCCTTCGTCAAGCGCGAACTCCCCCATCTCCCAGCGCAGGAAGTGGCTCAGGCCGCGCTGCTGACCCAGGATGGCCTTGGGCGCCCCGGTCGAACCCGAGGTGAACATGACGTAACAGCCATCGCCCGGCCCCACGGCAATGCCGGGATTGGTTTCCGGCTGGCCTTCCGGTTCGGCCGGCACCACCGCGAGGTGGCACCCGATGGCGGCGAGGCGCGCGTCGAGGGTCGGGCGGTGCGCGGCGCCGGTCACCACATGGGCGCAGCCCGCCTTCTCCAGATAGGCGGCGAGGCGGCGTTCCGGCAGATCGGGCGGCAGCGGCAGGAAGACCGCGCCGGCCTTGCCGGTGCCCAGCAGGGCGGCGACATAGTCGATGCCGGGTTCCAGGAACAGGCCGACGATGGCGTTCCGGCCGGGCTCCACCCCCGCTGCCTTCAGCGCGTGGGCGATGCGGTTGGCGCGGCGGTTCAGCGCGTCGTAGCCGATGCACCCCTCTGCACATTCGACGGCGACGGCGTCGGGGCGGGTTTCGGCCTGGAACTCGAACTGTTCGAAATACGCTTGGCGCTGCATCGCTGTGCCCCGTTCAGGAAAAAGCCGGCAGCTCGAACGTGTCGAGCAGGATGCCGAAGGTGAGCACGACCATCAGGAGGTCGTCTTCAAAGGTCTGGTTCAGGTCGCGGCCCGGCTGGCGGTACAGCCGCTTCAGGTGTTCCACGGTATCGGGGTTGAAGTATCCGTCGCGGCGGATGCGCTCCTGGGACAGCAGCTCCTCGACCAGCGGGATGTTCTGCCGCAGCAGCACGGCGCTGCTGGGGGCGACGAAGCTGAACTTCTGCCGGTCGACGATCTCCGCCGGCAGATAGCGGCGGGCCAGCCGCTTCAGCAGGTGCTTCTCCTCGCCGTCCCGCACCATCAGGGACGGGGGGATGCGCCGCGCCACATCGATCACGTTCACGTCGAGGAACGGGTAGCGCGCCTCGACGGAGTTGGCGAAGGCGACGCGGTCGCCGTGGTCGGCCAGCAGGTGGTCGGCCATGCGCAGCTTGAAGTCGAGGTAGGAGCGTTTGTGGAACGGGTGCCGCCCGGCCAGCCGGCGCACGTCCACCGGCGCGCCGTTCAGGCAGTCGAAGCCGGCAAACCGCTTCGCCACCGCCTGGGAATAGAGCGCCTGCCGGGTCTCCGCGGCGGCGCGGTAGTTCTTCTCGTAGAGGAAGCCGGGGTCGCCCCACAGCCGCTCGCGCAGTTGCGCCTCCAGCAACGCGTCGAGGTCGGTGGGATCCGCCTCCTCCTGCGCGCGGTGCACGTCCAGCCGGTAGCCGACATAGCCGCCGAACAGCTCGTCCGCCCCTTCACCCGTCAGCACCACCTTCATGTCCTGGTCGCGCACCATGCGTGAGAGGATCAGCGAGCAGGCGTTGTAGGATTCGCGCAGCGGCGCCTCTGCATGGCGCACGATGTTGGTCAGGTGGGCGTGGATCTGCTCCGGCCCGACCACCGTCTCGTGGTGCAGGGTGCCAAGACGGCGCGCCATCAGGCGCTGGTGCGCGCTTTCGTCGATGCGGCGGTCCTGGAAGGTGATGGAGAAGGTGTGGCGCTGCACGTCCGGTGTCAGCTCCGCCACCAGTGCCGCGATCAGCGAGCTGTCGAGCCCGCCACTGAGATAGCCGCCGACCGGGACGTCGGCTTGAAGGCGGTAGCGCACGGCCTGACGCAGGGCGGCATCCAGCTCCTCTACGCACTCCTCGGCGGAGCGGCTGTCGTCGATCTCCGCGGCGGTGGGGTAATCGAGGTCCCAATAGGTAATGCGTCGGCGCTGCCCGTCGCCGTCCACCACCAGCACGGTGCCGGGTGGCAGGCTCTCCACACCGGCGAACAGGGTGCGCGGGCTGACGGGGCCGGGG from Azospirillum sp. TSH100 encodes the following:
- the asnB gene encoding asparagine synthase (glutamine-hydrolyzing): MCGILGFIGPTLAESEGRRRLAAMADALRHRGPDDEGFFQAPGVGLGFRRLSIVDLVSGNQPVFSTDGTVVSVCNGEIYNHRELRAELEQRGHRFRTRSDTEVLPALYQEYGPEFAARMNGQFAFAVYDLTRRRLVLGRDHVGIAPLFHAEVDGGLAFGSEIKALLRHPDVPRRVDLTGLDQILTFPGPVSPRTLFAGVESLPPGTVLVVDGDGQRRRITYWDLDYPTAAEIDDSRSAEECVEELDAALRQAVRYRLQADVPVGGYLSGGLDSSLIAALVAELTPDVQRHTFSITFQDRRIDESAHQRLMARRLGTLHHETVVGPEQIHAHLTNIVRHAEAPLRESYNACSLILSRMVRDQDMKVVLTGEGADELFGGYVGYRLDVHRAQEEADPTDLDALLEAQLRERLWGDPGFLYEKNYRAAAETRQALYSQAVAKRFAGFDCLNGAPVDVRRLAGRHPFHKRSYLDFKLRMADHLLADHGDRVAFANSVEARYPFLDVNVIDVARRIPPSLMVRDGEEKHLLKRLARRYLPAEIVDRQKFSFVAPSSAVLLRQNIPLVEELLSQERIRRDGYFNPDTVEHLKRLYRQPGRDLNQTFEDDLLMVVLTFGILLDTFELPAFS